GCGAGCAATGTTACCCAGATTCATTTGTGCTTTAATCTGAGCAATGTTCAGCTTGCCCGGTACACCAGCGTTGACATAAGACGCTTGCCCTTGGCAGTGAATGGTTTCATTACCCTTGTCATCAAGGCTATAAACTTCAAATTCCAAATTCTGAACGTTATCGTCATCACCATACAAGGCGATTTGAATGTCACGTTTGTCAGCAACGATAATAGGCTGAACCCAAACCACATTGCGCAATTGCAATGTGCCCGCAATGCCTTGAGAGGCAGTGGCATTTTCAATAGCCGCACGCGCCATTTCCAGATAGCTCACGCCCGGCAGGATCTTCTCGCTGGCCTGCCCCGGCGCCGCAACCTGATGATCATCAAGGAAGAACTCTTCACCGGTAAAAGTACTGGTGTAGCATTGCTGAGTTAAATCGGAGGTATTGGCATGCAATAACGGATGTAACTGGCTTGGCAGATGAGATGCAACTGGCTTTGCGGCTTCTGCAGGGTCGATAAAACCATCTTCTATCCAGTAACGATCTTTGGTGAAACAGTAAGTAGGCAAGCTGATGCGATGGAAAGCATGAACCGGATCTTTAGCGTCCTGATACATAAAGTTCCAATCAAGATCCGTACCGTTAACCCAGTAATTGCCTAATTCTTCTTGCTTACCGTCTTTAATGAATTCTTTGAATAATGCGGGTGCATCATCTTCATCTTCCAGCAGGTCGACTTTGTCGTCGCCTTTTAATGCACCTTCAACGGGCAATTGGCAGAAACTATCTGGCTTACCTTGCAGATAATTCATCATGCTTTGATGCAGTTCTTCAACAGACGTGACATTGAACAAAACACGTTCCGCCATGCTGACACGTCCAACTTGCATGGTATAGGCCAGTTCTTCAATGCTGATGTCGGTGCGCACGCCCTTGTCTGTGGCAAGGAAATTAACGAAATTACCAATGTATTCCTGCAAGTTTTCGCTGTTACGCGCAGAAACAGGCACAGCTACCGCTTTTTCCACTTTAGTGGCTTTCTTGCGTTCAGCCGGAATGTATTCTTCCAAAATAGCGAATGCGTTAGTACCGCCTACACCCAGGCTGTTCACCGCTGCGCGGCGCGGGGTTTTGCCCGCTTGCCACGGAATGGTTTTGCCATTCACATAGAAAGGTGATGTATCAAACTTGATACGAGGGTTCGGTGTTTCATAGTGCAAAGTGGGTGGAATTTGCGCATGTTTAAGCACTAATACGGCTTTGATAAATGCAGTAATACCCGCAGCGGCTTCCAAATGTCCAACGTTGCTTTTTACTGCACCCAATGCGGTGCTATTCGGTACCACTTCTTTGGTTTTAAAAGCCGACGCCAACGACTTCACTTCTTCCGGGTCGCCGACGTAGGTTCCGGTACCGTGAGTTTCGATGAAACCAATGGTATCAGGTTCAACGTCTGCCTTGATTAATGCGTCTTTAATACAGCGGATCTGGCCTTTGGCAGAACTCGCTGCATAGCTCATCTTGCCCTTACCGTCATTGTTAATGACTGTGCTTTTGATGACTGCGTGAATGTTGTCTTGATCCCGAATCGCATGTTCGAGCTTTTTCAGCATGACCAAACCCAGACCACTACCAAATACTACGCCATCAGCGCCCGCATCAAAGGTTTTGACATGTCCGGATTTAGAAAAGATGTAGCCGTCGCGGTATTCATAGCCCTGAATATGTGGAACGCGAATAGTCACACCACCGGCTAATGCCATATCGCATTCACCCTGCATCAAACTTAAGCAAGCTTGATGCACTGCAACCATAGAAGTTGAACAGGCGGTTTGTACCGTGATACTTGGGCCAATAAGATTGAGCTTATAAGAAACGTAGGTTGCCAAAAAGTCCTTATCGTTGCCCAAATGGGTAGGACTGGCAGTAATTTTTTCAAAGTGAGAATTGTGATTGACGAAATGAGAAAAATAGCTGGTCGGCACCCCTCCAGAACCAGCAAACACGCCGACATTTTGTGGCGCATTAACCGCATAACCTGCATCTTCCAATGTTTCCCATGCACACTGCAAAAACAAGCGCAGTTGTGGATCCATTAATTCAGCTTCAATGGGTGGGATTTTGAAAAACGTCGGATCGAATTTATCAAAGTCGTCCAGAATTGGCGCGGCTTTGACATAGTTACTATCGGCTAAATCGGCTTCAGATACACCAGCATTTCTTAACTCCTCATCGGAAAGAGGAACAATGCTTTCCTTCCCTTCAATCAGGTTTTCCCAAAATTGAGAAATGCTGTTGGCACCTGGAAATTTGCCCGCCATACCTATAACGGCGATATCACTATTTTTCGTCTTCATCTGTTTCTCATGCTCTTAGGATTTTCACAACGCTTCCTTGGAGGGAATCATCTCACTTCAAAAGGCAATCCAGATGGATTGCAAAACCTGATCTGATTGAGAAAAAATGACTTTATAGGCAACAACGTAGGGTGAGCATGAATGACAATTAAGGCTGACGGAAGGCACAAGAATACTCTCGGGTGAGAGCCCCCTCTCACCCAAACACAAACCCAAAGTAATAGCAATTGTGCAGTTGTTTTCTTATCGCCACTCCGTGAAACGTCTATTTTGTCGATTCAGGGGCGGTTGCGCTTATTATTATTGTCTAATTCAGATCAGGTTGATTTTCATCAATCTGGATTAAGCACTTTTTTCCAGACTCTTTGCATATACTTTGCAAAGATCTTTAATTGTTCTGATATCAGTAATCATCACATCTTCATCTTCAAATGGGTCGATGCCGAATACTTCTTCCAGATTCGCGATCAAGGCAGCCACACCCAATGAGGTGAAACCCAAATCGTCAACAATTTCCTGGCTGTCTTTCAAATCAGGCAGATTAAGGTCTTGAGTAGCTGCAACTTCTTGAATTACTGCGATGATTTTTTCTTTTACTTCAGTGCTGTTCATTTCAATTCTCCAATTAAACTGTTAATCCGCCGTCGACAACGAAAGTTTGTCCGGTCATGAATTTGGCTTGGTCTGACAATAGGTAGGTAACAACATCAGATACATCATCAACAGTACCCAAACGACCCAGAGGAGTTTGACGGATGATGCGCGCCTTTTGCTTGTCGGTAAGTTGGTCAGTCATGTCAGTTTCCATGAAGCCCGGTGCAACCGAGTTAACACGAATACCCATGCTGCCCAATTCTTTGGAAAGGCTGCGAGTGAAGCCATCCATTGCCGCTTTGGTTGCGCTGTATGCCGCAACACCTTTATAGCCACGAATACCAACGATAGAAGAAATGTTGATGATAACGCCGAAGTTAGCCACCATCATTTGCTTGGCAACCATTTGAGAAAGGCGAATTGTGCCTTCCAGGTTAACGGTCAACATTCTGGAAATGTCGTCGCCTTTTTGCGTCGTCAACAAACCTTCGTTTGCCATGCCCGCACTGTTGATCAAGTAACCAACACGCCCAAAGGCTTCACGAACACTACGCAAGAATTGAGACAGCTTTTTGCTGTCAGACACGTCAACCGCTTCCCAGTACAATTTGCCTTCGTACTCTTTCATCAGGCTTTCAAGATTTGGGGTGCTCTTACGGCTGAAAGTTGCAACATAATAGCCTTCGGCTAATAGTTTCTTGGCGATGGCGAACCCCAACCCTTTACTGCCACCACTAATGACAACGACTTTTTTGCTTGAATCGACCACTTGCTCGCTCCACTTGTTCTTTAAATTTACAATTCGCTGCTTAAATTCGTAATACCGACAACCGAGCCATTAAGCTGGCTGGCTGTTCTCTTTGGTTTTACGGATCTTCTTGAATCGATTACCTACCACGTTGTCATCTTTCGCAATGGTGATAAGGCGTGGCACTTTGAAAGGCGCTAAATTGGCCGTACAAAGGTCGGTAATACGCTTTTTGAAAGCCACAGGTTCTTCTTCATGTTCCAACACGAATTCAGCCCATACCATTTGTCCAGTAACCGGGCTTTTCTTGGCTTTTACGATAACGTCTTTGACGTTTTCCTGTTCCAACAAGAAACTTTCTACTTCGATGGGGTAAACCTTCTCACCCGCAACGTTAATGATTTCAGATTCACGTCCCAGAATGCGGAAGTATTCGCCGTCCACTTCGACTTTGTCACCTGTGTTGTACCAGCCTTCATCATCGAACGGGCTTGGTGCATTCAGATAACCCAGCATGGACTGCTTACTCTTGATCCACAGAACGTCATCAACCACTTTCAATTCAAAGCCAGGGCCGCCGATCTTCATCCAGCGAGAAGAGTTGTCTTTGGATTTAGTGGCCAAAATACCCAGCTCAGACAAACCATAGGTTTGTTTCAAAGTAACGTCAGGCATGATCTTGTTAATGCCATTCAAGGTTGAATTTGGCATTACTTCTGTACCGTAGGTGACTACTTTCAGAGAAGAGAAGTCGTAGTGCTCATACATTTTGGACATCAACAACATGGTCAGGAATGAAGGGGTCGTTGGTAACAACTCAACCTGGAATTCCTGAATGCAGTGACAGATGTCTTTCGCCTGACGAGAGGGAGAAGTCACGATAGTTCCGCCATTGAACATAACGGCGAACAAGGTATTGATACCACCGATATGATCCAGCTTCAGGAACAACAAGGTTCTGAAAGAAGGGCGAACTTTGTCTGAATATTTTTCAACCATACGCTGGTAATCCAGCAATACAGCTTTGCTCTTACCTGTCGTACCCGATGTATAGATCACGAAGCCAGCTTTGCCTTCATTCACCAGAGGCGCCATTAATTCGTGAACGTCGGCGTTGCCACCAGAAACATCTTCACAGGTGACAGTGTCCGGATTGATATTGTTCAAATCGGTCACAGTCAATAATTTGGTTGCACAGGCGACTTCCAGACGTTCGCCGAAATCAGCGCGATCGTCTTCTGATAAAGGAATAACAATACAGCCTGTTTCAATCAGTGCTTGTAGCAAAGCTACGGTGTCAATGTGGTAATCAGACACTAAACCGACGCGGTCACCGGTTTTAATACCCCATGATTGAATCGCTGCCAACCAGTTGTCTACATTGTTAGTAAACTCGGCGTACGTAACAGAGCCGGATGCATTAACTGCAATTAATTTGTCATCGAACTGTTGAAGTCGTTCTCTTACCCAATTCATGTTTTGATCCTTAATTTTTCAGCTTCGTTTACGCCGTTTAATCAAAATACACAGTGAACCGGTCATCGATTCTGGTTCACTGACTCATGAAACCAGTGTGAGTGAGCGACATTCGATTCAACATCCGGGAATGTCGCTCACCCCCGGCGTTACAAACGCAACGCCACAGGTGTGCTTTTATGCTTATGCAGCAACAGGTACAGCTTGACCTTTAGGCGTGTTAGCGCCTTTGAACAACAACCACAAACCTAATGGGATTTCATAGAAAGTAGGTGCCCACAGGATGTCCATTGTTTCTTTGGTGATGATGTTGGTTGCTTGCAGCGGCAATCCGAAGAAAACGATGATTGACGCGAAGAAGCAGAACGCACACACCCAGCGAGGTAGTGAAGGTTGTTGTGCTTTGTAGAACAAGGCAAAGAACATGGCATTACCCAAACAGAAGAAGAAAGAAGCAACGATTAAGCCCATTCTTTCAAACTCAAGCAAAAGGTGAGCAACAGGGAAGTAAGAAGCTTTGTCACCTGCGGCAGCCGCAGCGTAGTTGTTTGCAATTTCAGTCAAATAGATAGAACTTAATTCCGCAGTACCCGCCATTGCAGTTTCTACAGAACGAAGTACCAATGCCATCAAGGCCAAACCGAAGAATTTACGGTCAGCACGGATCAACAATAGGAATAGTGAAGTTGCAAAAATTAAGGTAGCAACTTTAGATGCAAATTTTGCAGTCCAGGCAATAAAGCCTACATCTGGATTATCTGCAATGTTTTGTAGTGTTGTTGCAATGTCATCAGCTTTCAAGAAGTCCCACTGCCAGGCAACCATGGCATAAGGTACGATAACAATCAACAGCGCCAATCCCGTAATTCTCCACACCAAATCATCCGATATTATTTGGTTTTGAACATTTGAGCTCATTTAATCACCTCAAGGTTAACGTTTTTTAAAAATCTTATTTAGGCAGTGCTGGTCAATCACTAAACGGGTCAATTACCAAACTGGTTAATCACTAAACCGTTTTCTAACCTCCTGACACAGTAAAATGGATTCAGGGAATCCATCTATTTCCACTGCCCTTCAAAAATCGGATGTTCCCTAAGCGATTGCTGTATAAAAAGGGAACATCCGATTAGAGTTTTCGATTTATTTACACATCGTCCACATAGCCGATTTCAGCATTTTGGTACTGTTCAAGATCCAGATACCCCTGGAAGTATCCCAGTTGCTCATAAAGCATGTCTGCACCACCCATGTTTTGCAGGAAGTAAGGCATAGAACCACCGATATCAAAATCAGTCAGGAATTCGATTTCGTATTTGCTGTTACCTTTAGGGGTGAATTTCCAAACATTGTGCAAGTCTGTTACACGTACACAGCAATCATTAGGTGGTAGTCTGTCAGGCTCACCGATGATGTGAATTTCTACTGCTTTAGTTTTAGGATCCTGAGCAAAAGTAGACTTGATAATGTACTCACGATGAGTCATTGGCTCAGGTAAAGGATATTTGAATGTGGTGTATAACAGGCTGTCATCAACGACTTCCAGATCTTGAGAATCGTAACAACCAACCACGTCACAACTTGAAGGGTCACGTACCAGTTTAACCAAGGCATCCATATGAGTGTTTACAGTGGTAACGCCTTTGAAACGAGTCAGGATTTCACCAGGTTCTTTCAGTGAATAAACCTTAACGCCATTTTGCTCGCCGACATACTCCCATTCACCTGAACCGGAACTTTGCCATACGAAATGTGCAATAACGCCAATTACTATAGGTACTATATGAGCGATCACGAATATCTTCATGAACTTGTTCATCTTTCCTCCAAAATTAGAAATATACTGATTAATCTTTTTTTAAAACCGAGGCTTACTCACCTCTGGTCATAACGTTGTTCTAAATAGACGCATATATGACGCACCTCGCAAACAACACCTTTTTCTAAAGCGATGGTGCTATTTGCTTCGCCAAATACTTACCTAAACAAATTAATGTCAGTGACGGCGCGTTACGTACGTTTTCAGGCAGTATCGAACCATCGCAAACATGTAAATTTTCAAACGGTGTTTCCAGATTGGCGTCCAGATGTTCGCCAAAACGCACCACACCACCAATATGTGACGCGCTTAAATTGGTACGAAAGATATGCTTGGCACCGGCCTTTTCGAGCAACTTACGCCCTTTTTCCTCGCCTTCTTTCAGCATTTTCTTCTCGCTATCCGTAAACTCTTTCTGATATTTGCCGTCAGCGCTTAATTGCCCAGCCAAACCATCACGGATCATCACGCCAACCGTCAGGCTTTGCTCATAATTGAAGAAGTGCTTCAATTTGAAGTTGGTCAACATGACCATTTTGTACAACAGGCGCGACAAATTAGCGTCGCCCACGTTGAGATATTCGGTTTCAGAGTTCATCGCACCCGTGAACAGGTTCTCTGAGTGCGCTTCTGGCGATAAGCCAAACAAGGCAAAATTCGGATCACAGAAAAACGGGCTGCCCACAATGCCTTTCAAACCACTGCGATGCAGCAACATCGGAGTTTCCAGAGTTCCTGCCGAGACAATCACCTTGGTGGCATAGGCTTTTTTAGTAGTAGAACCAAACAAGCCGGATTTAACCTTGTACTCAACACCGATAGCCTTGTTGTTCTCAACCAGCACTCTTTCCGCCGATGCGTTATTTTCCAGAGTCGCCCCAGCAGCAACCGCATCTTCCACAAAGCTACGCGCTTTCCAACGAGCTTCGTATGCGTACTTGCCGTTGACCTTGGACTGGTCAATCATCATCAGCTTCTTACGCCAATGAATGCCTAGCTCGTCGGCACTGCGTTTTAATACCCATGCCTGGTTACCAATCATTTCATCGGGCAATTCAGCAAGTGGCACTTCGTTTTTCACTTCTTCAACCACATCGGTCAAATCAATGCCAATCGCTTGAAATTTGTCTACGGGAGGAATGTCTGCCACAGCAAAATAAAGTGCAGAAGAACCACCTGTGGT
Above is a window of Paraneptunicella aestuarii DNA encoding:
- a CDS encoding SDR family NAD(P)-dependent oxidoreductase, whose product is MVDSSKKVVVISGGSKGLGFAIAKKLLAEGYYVATFSRKSTPNLESLMKEYEGKLYWEAVDVSDSKKLSQFLRSVREAFGRVGYLINSAGMANEGLLTTQKGDDISRMLTVNLEGTIRLSQMVAKQMMVANFGVIINISSIVGIRGYKGVAAYSATKAAMDGFTRSLSKELGSMGIRVNSVAPGFMETDMTDQLTDKQKARIIRQTPLGRLGTVDDVSDVVTYLLSDQAKFMTGQTFVVDGGLTV
- a CDS encoding SRPBCC family protein, which encodes MNKFMKIFVIAHIVPIVIGVIAHFVWQSSGSGEWEYVGEQNGVKVYSLKEPGEILTRFKGVTTVNTHMDALVKLVRDPSSCDVVGCYDSQDLEVVDDSLLYTTFKYPLPEPMTHREYIIKSTFAQDPKTKAVEIHIIGEPDRLPPNDCCVRVTDLHNVWKFTPKGNSKYEIEFLTDFDIGGSMPYFLQNMGGADMLYEQLGYFQGYLDLEQYQNAEIGYVDDV
- a CDS encoding DUF4386 domain-containing protein translates to MSSNVQNQIISDDLVWRITGLALLIVIVPYAMVAWQWDFLKADDIATTLQNIADNPDVGFIAWTAKFASKVATLIFATSLFLLLIRADRKFFGLALMALVLRSVETAMAGTAELSSIYLTEIANNYAAAAAGDKASYFPVAHLLLEFERMGLIVASFFFCLGNAMFFALFYKAQQPSLPRWVCAFCFFASIIVFFGLPLQATNIITKETMDILWAPTFYEIPLGLWLLFKGANTPKGQAVPVAA
- a CDS encoding acyl carrier protein codes for the protein MNSTEVKEKIIAVIQEVAATQDLNLPDLKDSQEIVDDLGFTSLGVAALIANLEEVFGIDPFEDEDVMITDIRTIKDLCKVYAKSLEKSA
- a CDS encoding ANL family adenylate-forming protein; the protein is MNWVRERLQQFDDKLIAVNASGSVTYAEFTNNVDNWLAAIQSWGIKTGDRVGLVSDYHIDTVALLQALIETGCIVIPLSEDDRADFGERLEVACATKLLTVTDLNNINPDTVTCEDVSGGNADVHELMAPLVNEGKAGFVIYTSGTTGKSKAVLLDYQRMVEKYSDKVRPSFRTLLFLKLDHIGGINTLFAVMFNGGTIVTSPSRQAKDICHCIQEFQVELLPTTPSFLTMLLMSKMYEHYDFSSLKVVTYGTEVMPNSTLNGINKIMPDVTLKQTYGLSELGILATKSKDNSSRWMKIGGPGFELKVVDDVLWIKSKQSMLGYLNAPSPFDDEGWYNTGDKVEVDGEYFRILGRESEIINVAGEKVYPIEVESFLLEQENVKDVIVKAKKSPVTGQMVWAEFVLEHEEEPVAFKKRITDLCTANLAPFKVPRLITIAKDDNVVGNRFKKIRKTKENSQPA
- a CDS encoding GMC family oxidoreductase N-terminal domain-containing protein, encoding MSNTNTANEFDAIVVGSGTSGASVARDLSRQGKKVLILEKGNNAPLKDTFMGIASVAKEIAIANSDGKIPMMGAVTTGGSSALYFAVADIPPVDKFQAIGIDLTDVVEEVKNEVPLAELPDEMIGNQAWVLKRSADELGIHWRKKLMMIDQSKVNGKYAYEARWKARSFVEDAVAAGATLENNASAERVLVENNKAIGVEYKVKSGLFGSTTKKAYATKVIVSAGTLETPMLLHRSGLKGIVGSPFFCDPNFALFGLSPEAHSENLFTGAMNSETEYLNVGDANLSRLLYKMVMLTNFKLKHFFNYEQSLTVGVMIRDGLAGQLSADGKYQKEFTDSEKKMLKEGEEKGRKLLEKAGAKHIFRTNLSASHIGGVVRFGEHLDANLETPFENLHVCDGSILPENVRNAPSLTLICLGKYLAKQIAPSL